The proteins below are encoded in one region of Amycolatopsis acidiphila:
- a CDS encoding sugar phosphate nucleotidyltransferase, protein MKVVLFCGGYGMRMRSGSASDVPKPMAMVGPRPLIWHVMRYYAHFGHREFILCLGYGAHHIKDFFLNYEETTSNDFVLRGGKARLLSTDISDWSISFVQTGIESPIGERLRRVREYLDGDEMFLANYADVLTDAPLATMIERFEKADAGASMMVVPPQSSFHCVEMDEGGLVGSITAVSEMPLWENGGYFVLRQEVFDHIPENGDLVADGCGELAKRGRLLAYPYRGFWKPTDTVKERFALDEGYTRGERPWALWENDRVVASIA, encoded by the coding sequence GTGAAGGTCGTCCTGTTCTGCGGGGGATACGGCATGCGGATGCGCAGCGGTAGCGCCTCCGACGTCCCGAAGCCCATGGCCATGGTCGGGCCCAGGCCGCTCATCTGGCACGTGATGCGTTACTACGCGCATTTCGGCCACCGGGAGTTCATCCTGTGCCTCGGCTACGGCGCGCACCACATCAAGGACTTCTTCCTCAACTACGAGGAGACCACGTCCAACGACTTCGTGCTGCGCGGGGGCAAGGCGCGGCTGTTGTCGACGGACATCTCCGACTGGTCGATCTCGTTCGTGCAGACCGGAATCGAGTCGCCGATCGGGGAGCGGTTGCGGCGGGTGCGCGAGTACCTCGACGGCGACGAGATGTTCCTCGCCAACTACGCCGACGTGCTCACCGACGCGCCGTTGGCGACCATGATCGAACGGTTCGAGAAGGCCGACGCGGGTGCGTCGATGATGGTCGTGCCGCCGCAGTCGTCCTTCCACTGCGTGGAGATGGACGAGGGCGGCCTGGTCGGCTCGATCACCGCGGTCAGCGAGATGCCGCTGTGGGAGAACGGCGGGTACTTCGTGCTCCGCCAGGAGGTCTTCGACCACATCCCGGAGAACGGCGACCTGGTCGCGGACGGCTGCGGCGAGCTCGCCAAGCGCGGGCGCCTGCTGGCCTATCCGTACCGCGGCTTCTGGAAGCCGACTGACACGGTGAAGGAGCGCTTCGCGCTCGACGAGGGCTATACGCGTGGCGAGCGGCCGTGGGCGTTGTGGGAGAACGACCGAGTCGTGGCGAGCATCGCGTGA